From Aristaeella lactis, the proteins below share one genomic window:
- the scpB gene encoding SMC-Scp complex subunit ScpB produces MSSEEGNLKGRIEAILFVAGEAVPIRDLARALQISESETREAIRGLRDEYDYEQRGFLIKRFGDHVQLATRPLYSGDVVRLLQPVQQQSLSQAAMETLAVVAYKQPVTRAEVEQIRGVKCDYSLQSLMNKGLICEAGRKDTIGRPILFRTTDEFLSHFGLEGLEGLPPMPQPPEEQSGQDTETEELIP; encoded by the coding sequence TTGAGCAGTGAAGAAGGAAACCTGAAGGGAAGGATTGAAGCTATCCTGTTTGTAGCGGGAGAAGCCGTTCCGATCAGGGATCTGGCAAGAGCCCTTCAGATCAGCGAGAGTGAAACCAGGGAGGCGATCAGGGGCCTGCGTGATGAATATGATTATGAACAGCGGGGATTCCTGATCAAAAGATTTGGTGATCACGTGCAGCTTGCGACAAGACCGTTGTATTCAGGCGATGTGGTCCGGCTTCTCCAGCCGGTACAGCAGCAAAGCCTGAGCCAGGCCGCCATGGAGACGCTGGCGGTTGTTGCCTACAAGCAGCCGGTTACCCGCGCGGAAGTGGAACAGATCCGCGGGGTTAAGTGTGATTACAGCCTGCAAAGCCTGATGAACAAGGGACTGATCTGTGAAGCGGGCAGGAAGGATACCATCGGCAGACCGATCCTGTTTCGCACAACGGACGAATTCCTGAGTCATTTCGGGCTGGAAGGCCTGGAAGGCCTGCCGCCGATGCCGCAGCCCCCGGAAGAGCAGAGCGGACAGGATACAGAAACAGAAGAACTGATTCCGTAA
- a CDS encoding TIGR03960 family B12-binding radical SAM protein produces the protein MDLNDKIEKVLEKVQKAPRYTGGEMNTEVKGWDECPIHFGFCFPDTYEVGMSHLGMKILYGLINRESWSLCERFFMPWTDMIALMEEEKLPLLSMESRHPLNEFDVIGFTLQYEMSFSNILAMLKMGGVPLESRERGEKDPIVVAGGPCAFNPEPLADFIDAFMIGDGEDVMTELNRVILERKEKGYSREKCLKELAKLEGVYVPSLYDVQYNEDGTVASVTPNCPEAKATVRKRVVTDLNNTYYPEEFPVPYTEVVFDRIMLEIMRGCTRGCRFCQAGMLYRPVRERSMEKLIDLAEKLQASTGYEEISLSSLSSGDYSCLPELIRELMKRMKDKRVSISLPSLRLDSVLKESLEETQQVRKTSLTFAPEAGTQRMRDVINKGVTEEDLLGKVRDAFEGGWSSIKLYFMSGLPTETMEDLDGIADLARKVIAEYFNVPKTQRAKGLRVTVSVSVFVPKSFTPFQWAAQDTLEKIIAKQEHLKQVLNIKGVTFHWHEPFVSFLEACFARGDRRMGNVLKRAFEKGCLLDGWNETFRYDLWMEAFRECGLDPDFYAHRERSKDEVLPWDHIDSGITKQFLWHEKEKSERAETTKDCRKGCNGCGLQRWKGVCSYANARSV, from the coding sequence ATGGATTTGAATGACAAAATAGAAAAAGTACTGGAAAAGGTCCAGAAGGCCCCGCGATATACAGGAGGCGAGATGAATACTGAAGTGAAGGGGTGGGATGAATGTCCCATTCACTTCGGTTTCTGCTTCCCTGACACCTATGAAGTCGGCATGAGCCATCTGGGTATGAAAATTCTGTATGGGCTGATCAATCGTGAAAGCTGGAGCCTTTGCGAACGTTTTTTCATGCCCTGGACAGACATGATCGCACTGATGGAAGAGGAGAAGCTGCCGCTGCTTTCCATGGAAAGCAGGCATCCGCTGAACGAATTTGATGTAATCGGTTTTACGCTGCAGTATGAAATGAGTTTCAGCAATATCCTTGCCATGCTGAAAATGGGCGGTGTTCCGCTGGAAAGCAGGGAGCGGGGAGAAAAGGATCCCATTGTTGTGGCCGGCGGTCCCTGTGCCTTTAATCCTGAACCCCTGGCGGATTTTATCGACGCGTTTATGATAGGTGACGGGGAAGACGTGATGACGGAACTGAACCGTGTGATCCTGGAACGCAAGGAGAAAGGATACAGCCGGGAAAAATGCCTGAAGGAACTGGCGAAACTGGAGGGTGTATATGTGCCCTCCCTCTATGACGTCCAATATAACGAAGACGGAACAGTCGCCTCTGTGACGCCTAATTGCCCGGAGGCGAAAGCCACTGTCAGGAAGCGTGTTGTTACTGATCTGAACAATACGTATTATCCGGAAGAGTTTCCGGTTCCGTATACGGAAGTGGTTTTTGACCGGATTATGCTGGAAATCATGCGCGGCTGTACCCGCGGCTGCCGCTTCTGCCAGGCGGGAATGCTGTACAGGCCTGTACGGGAACGCAGCATGGAGAAGCTGATTGACCTGGCTGAAAAACTCCAGGCTTCCACAGGATACGAGGAGATCAGCCTGAGCAGCCTTTCCAGCGGTGACTACAGCTGCCTGCCGGAACTGATCCGGGAACTGATGAAGCGCATGAAGGACAAACGGGTTTCCATTTCCCTGCCGAGCCTGCGTCTTGACAGTGTTCTTAAGGAAAGCCTGGAGGAGACACAGCAGGTCCGGAAAACAAGCCTGACATTCGCCCCTGAAGCGGGAACGCAGCGCATGCGGGATGTCATCAACAAGGGTGTTACGGAAGAAGATCTTCTCGGCAAGGTCAGGGATGCCTTTGAAGGCGGATGGAGCAGTATAAAACTCTATTTTATGTCCGGACTTCCGACGGAAACCATGGAGGACCTTGACGGGATCGCAGACCTGGCACGAAAGGTCATCGCCGAGTATTTCAATGTTCCCAAGACGCAGCGGGCGAAGGGACTGCGCGTAACCGTAAGTGTCAGCGTATTTGTGCCCAAATCATTCACCCCGTTCCAGTGGGCTGCCCAGGATACCCTGGAAAAGATCATCGCCAAACAGGAACACCTGAAACAGGTACTGAATATCAAGGGCGTCACGTTCCACTGGCACGAGCCTTTTGTCAGTTTCCTGGAGGCTTGTTTTGCCAGGGGTGACAGGCGCATGGGCAATGTGCTGAAGCGGGCGTTTGAAAAAGGATGCCTCCTGGACGGATGGAATGAAACGTTCAGGTATGACCTTTGGATGGAAGCGTTCAGGGAATGCGGCCTGGATCCGGATTTCTACGCACACCGTGAGAGAAGCAAAGATGAAGTGCTGCCGTGGGATCATATTGACAGCGGCATCACAAAGCAGTTCCTCTGGCATGAAAAGGAAAAGAGCGAGCGCGCCGAGACAACAAAAGACTGCAGAAAAGGATGCAACGGATGCGGACTGCAGCGGTGGAAGGGAGTATGCTCATATGCGAATGCTCGCAGTGTTTGA
- a CDS encoding TIGR03936 family radical SAM-associated protein, with product MRMLAVFEKGERIRHIGHLDIQRSVQRGLRRSGLPVAYSNGFNPHILITFASALSTGACGKREIMDVTMAEDVSEEEFLTRMNQAMPPEMQLSEARAVDQKHPALMASLRAAEYDLLIREKDTADKLVGAISAMMEKDAVLATRKTKTAVRECDIKPLIYELKGEGQHIYATLVLTEKEACKPGMLIEALAKEAGIEGEIRVLITRTGLLGMDENGNLVPLETL from the coding sequence ATGCGAATGCTCGCAGTGTTTGAAAAAGGAGAAAGAATCCGGCATATCGGGCACCTGGATATCCAGCGCAGCGTACAGCGCGGCCTGCGCAGGAGCGGGCTTCCAGTAGCCTACTCAAACGGTTTCAACCCCCATATTCTGATCACTTTCGCCAGCGCGTTATCCACGGGAGCCTGCGGTAAGCGGGAAATCATGGATGTCACCATGGCTGAGGATGTGAGTGAGGAGGAGTTCCTCACACGGATGAATCAGGCAATGCCTCCGGAAATGCAGCTGTCTGAAGCACGGGCGGTGGACCAGAAGCATCCGGCACTGATGGCCAGCCTCCGGGCGGCTGAATATGACCTGCTGATCCGCGAAAAGGATACAGCAGACAAGCTGGTCGGGGCAATTTCTGCTATGATGGAAAAGGATGCTGTCCTTGCGACGCGAAAGACCAAAACCGCTGTCAGGGAATGTGACATCAAACCGCTTATTTATGAACTGAAGGGCGAGGGACAGCATATTTATGCCACCCTCGTGCTGACAGAAAAGGAAGCCTGCAAACCGGGAATGCTGATAGAGGCACTCGCAAAAGAAGCAGGCATTGAAGGCGAGATCCGGGTGCTGATCACACGTACCGGCCTGCTGGGAATGGATGAGAACGGGAACCTGGTTCCCCTGGAGACACTTTAA
- a CDS encoding clostripain-related cysteine peptidase has translation MDEQRRPRSREKKVVSEGKGVEKRGEGLGTGPVNNTGNYEDRRAQQGGMPGSSVSQSQQRPAQGQSAREQVQHTPFGKQRPQQRPDSGFPFGNSTQRPGTQNSFDGTRPSSGSSMPFGSRPDSGSTNPFGSRPTSGQSGAYGTRPTSGNNAGGQRQYNSGIRQNGTGTGTQRSSGSGSGLGGGKLLLIIAALVLLLGGGGLSGLFGGDSGESGVQSVLNTVTQSAGTSSGSVSSSSGGGMDLSNLLSSLMGSGSSAYDFTGSAGSLLSGLSGTGTVSQSTASTPYFTSSGSENSSSLDETVARGARDKFTEIIGNNKDEVTILVYMCGTDLESQQGMATSDLKEMANASVGDKINLLVFTGGCRRWRNNVVSSSVNQIYQIRNGQFICLEKDMGSSSMVNPDTLTSFINYGKKNFPANRMCLILWDHGGGSVSGFGYDEKVGHNQSMTLAGINRALKKADVKFDFIGFDACLMATVENGIMLSQYADYMIASEETEPGVGWYYTNWLNNLNKNTSMPTIQIGKQIADDFVEVCSRQCRGQATTLSVVDLAELQATIPDELKQFSIDTNELIQNKEYKTVSQARSKTREFAQSTRIDQIDLVDFAKNMGTSEGKSLAKALQSAVKYNKTGGSISHAYGLSIYFPYKRANKVSQMVSTYREIGMDEEYTRCIQEFASLEVSGQVSAGTSLSSYGSGAYASQDLLGSLLGQSGGYSSSYSAGGLSELLGGLYSGGSSSGSTGSILDLFMGRSMTAQNAAEYILDNHFDASTLVWKDGKITLDKEQWDLVTSLLINVFYNDGNGFIDLGMDTTYESDGNSLLSSFDGTWLSIDRQPVAYYYLNTVDDGENYVIYGYVPAYLTKKGDNQAVLVDLILNFDSEHDGDGYIAGAMYKYTDGVSDTQSKELIAIGQGDKLQFVCDYFDYDGNYRDTYKLGDPIILGNTVEIANTPIDMSKCQVTFRFTDIYQQNYWTPAIH, from the coding sequence ATGGACGAGCAGAGAAGACCGAGATCCCGTGAAAAGAAGGTTGTCAGTGAAGGCAAAGGCGTCGAAAAACGCGGTGAAGGACTTGGAACGGGTCCGGTTAACAATACCGGGAACTATGAGGACCGCCGTGCGCAGCAGGGCGGAATGCCGGGTTCATCAGTCAGCCAGTCCCAGCAGCGTCCGGCACAGGGACAAAGCGCGCGGGAGCAGGTTCAGCATACTCCTTTCGGAAAGCAGCGCCCGCAGCAGAGACCGGACAGTGGTTTCCCCTTCGGAAACAGCACGCAGCGGCCGGGAACACAGAATTCCTTTGATGGCACCCGCCCGTCATCCGGTTCTTCCATGCCTTTCGGTTCACGTCCGGACAGCGGAAGCACCAATCCTTTCGGCAGCCGTCCGACATCGGGGCAGTCCGGCGCGTACGGTACACGCCCGACGTCCGGAAATAACGCGGGAGGCCAAAGACAATACAACAGCGGTATCAGGCAGAATGGTACCGGAACCGGAACACAGCGCTCATCCGGAAGCGGATCCGGATTGGGTGGAGGCAAACTGCTGCTGATCATTGCGGCACTGGTGCTGCTGCTCGGCGGGGGCGGTCTCAGCGGCCTGTTCGGCGGTGACAGCGGTGAAAGCGGCGTACAGAGCGTCCTGAATACCGTTACCCAGTCCGCGGGCACATCCTCAGGATCGGTTTCCTCCTCTTCCGGCGGCGGAATGGATCTATCGAACCTGCTCAGTTCCCTGATGGGATCCGGCAGTTCAGCCTATGACTTTACCGGCAGCGCCGGAAGCCTGCTGTCCGGGCTGAGCGGAACCGGCACAGTGTCCCAGAGCACCGCTTCCACCCCGTATTTTACCTCCTCGGGCAGTGAAAACTCCTCCTCGCTCGATGAAACGGTGGCCAGGGGAGCCAGGGACAAGTTTACCGAAATCATCGGTAACAACAAGGATGAGGTAACTATCCTTGTTTATATGTGCGGAACAGACCTGGAAAGCCAGCAGGGAATGGCAACCTCCGACCTGAAGGAAATGGCCAACGCGTCGGTCGGAGACAAAATCAATCTGCTGGTCTTTACCGGCGGCTGCAGAAGATGGCGCAACAATGTTGTTTCCTCTTCCGTGAACCAGATCTACCAGATCCGGAACGGACAGTTTATCTGCCTGGAAAAGGATATGGGAAGTTCCAGCATGGTGAATCCTGATACGCTGACGTCCTTTATCAATTACGGTAAGAAGAATTTCCCGGCAAACCGGATGTGCCTGATCCTGTGGGACCACGGCGGCGGATCTGTGAGCGGCTTCGGCTATGACGAAAAAGTGGGCCATAACCAGTCGATGACCCTGGCCGGAATAAACCGCGCGCTGAAAAAGGCGGATGTCAAATTTGATTTCATCGGTTTTGATGCCTGCCTGATGGCAACGGTTGAAAACGGGATCATGCTGAGCCAGTACGCGGATTATATGATTGCCAGCGAAGAAACAGAGCCCGGTGTTGGCTGGTATTATACCAACTGGCTGAATAACCTGAATAAAAACACCAGCATGCCGACGATCCAGATTGGCAAGCAGATTGCTGATGATTTTGTTGAAGTCTGCAGCCGGCAGTGCCGCGGCCAGGCAACCACCCTCAGTGTTGTGGACCTTGCGGAACTGCAGGCGACGATTCCGGATGAACTGAAACAGTTCAGCATTGATACCAATGAACTGATCCAGAACAAGGAATACAAAACGGTTTCCCAGGCCCGCAGCAAGACACGGGAGTTTGCCCAGTCAACCCGGATCGACCAGATCGACCTGGTGGATTTCGCGAAAAATATGGGTACAAGTGAGGGGAAATCCCTGGCAAAGGCGCTCCAGAGTGCCGTTAAATACAATAAGACCGGCGGAAGCATCAGCCACGCGTACGGACTGAGCATCTATTTCCCGTACAAGCGGGCCAACAAAGTCAGCCAGATGGTATCGACATACAGGGAAATCGGCATGGATGAGGAATACACCCGGTGCATCCAGGAGTTTGCCAGCCTCGAAGTCAGCGGCCAGGTGAGTGCGGGAACCTCCCTGAGCAGTTACGGCAGCGGTGCCTACGCTTCACAGGATCTGCTTGGCAGCCTGCTGGGACAGAGCGGCGGTTATTCCAGCTCCTATTCAGCCGGCGGACTTTCTGAACTGCTTGGCGGGCTTTACAGCGGCGGAAGCAGCAGCGGATCCACAGGAAGCATCCTGGATCTGTTCATGGGCCGGAGCATGACAGCGCAGAACGCGGCTGAATACATCCTGGACAATCATTTTGACGCGTCCACCCTCGTATGGAAAGACGGAAAGATCACCCTGGACAAAGAACAGTGGGATCTTGTAACATCCCTGCTGATCAATGTGTTCTACAATGACGGAAACGGGTTTATAGACCTGGGCATGGATACCACATATGAAAGTGACGGAAACAGCCTGCTGTCCAGTTTTGACGGAACCTGGCTATCCATCGACAGGCAGCCGGTAGCCTATTATTACCTGAATACGGTGGATGACGGCGAAAACTATGTGATATACGGTTATGTTCCGGCATACCTGACCAAGAAAGGGGATAATCAGGCAGTCCTGGTGGACCTGATCCTGAATTTTGACAGCGAGCATGACGGAGACGGATATATTGCCGGAGCAATGTATAAGTATACAGACGGTGTTTCAGACACCCAGTCAAAGGAACTGATCGCCATCGGACAGGGCGACAAGCTGCAGTTTGTGTGCGATTACTTTGATTATGACGGGAACTACCGTGACACCTATAAACTGGGTGATCCGATCATCCTTGGGAATACGGTAGAAATCGCGAATACGCCCATTGATATGAGCAAATGCCAGGTGACATTCCGCTTTACCGACATCTATCAGCAGAATTACTGGACGCCGGCGATCCACTGA